Proteins encoded in a region of the Stieleria neptunia genome:
- a CDS encoding Gfo/Idh/MocA family protein, which translates to MTSRRQFLQQSLAVAAPLIVSPAVLGADSPGNRINVAFIGTGNQGMGLLKRFLARDLGNVLAVCDVNEGSFGYKEPEHFYGRIPAKKMVDDAMAKKAKGGRSIRCDAVSDFREVLDRDDIDAVVVVVPDHWHRIITVMALEAGKDVYCEKPLTFSVADGRLMIDAVRKNHRILQTGSHERSNPVSQFVCQAARAGKIGRIKRMVTKVGFNNKISPPPGWKPMPVPSKFDYRSWLGPAPDAPYHQDRCLYRFRFHYDYSGGQITNFGAHCNDMAHWGMGLDTGGPTEIECQNASFLPAGSLFNTATQTRFRCLYPNGVELVCESGSEQVQTRFEGTDGWLQTGYDGTSASDPELIAGCPQKPRGIDDPHSSHLANFIDCVKSRAEPRAPVETGHASAVLCHLANAMIRLFPETGPHRIAKWDAANEVFVNDDAANKMLDREQRDPWS; encoded by the coding sequence ATGACCAGTCGTCGTCAATTCTTGCAGCAATCTCTGGCCGTCGCTGCCCCGTTGATTGTCAGCCCCGCCGTACTTGGAGCCGACTCGCCCGGCAACCGAATCAACGTCGCGTTCATTGGGACCGGCAACCAGGGAATGGGGCTGTTGAAGCGCTTCCTCGCACGTGATCTTGGCAACGTGTTGGCGGTCTGCGACGTGAACGAAGGAAGTTTTGGATACAAGGAACCCGAGCACTTCTATGGGCGCATTCCAGCCAAAAAGATGGTCGACGATGCGATGGCCAAGAAGGCGAAAGGTGGTCGGTCGATTCGCTGTGATGCGGTATCCGATTTTCGCGAGGTGCTCGATCGCGATGACATCGACGCCGTCGTGGTGGTCGTGCCGGATCACTGGCACCGCATCATCACGGTGATGGCGTTGGAAGCCGGCAAAGACGTTTATTGTGAAAAGCCGTTGACGTTTTCGGTTGCCGACGGACGTTTGATGATTGACGCCGTTCGCAAGAACCATCGCATCCTGCAGACGGGCAGCCACGAACGCTCCAACCCGGTCAGCCAGTTTGTCTGTCAAGCGGCCAGGGCGGGAAAGATCGGGCGAATCAAGCGGATGGTCACGAAAGTCGGATTCAATAATAAAATCAGCCCACCGCCGGGCTGGAAACCGATGCCGGTGCCCAGCAAGTTTGACTATCGCAGCTGGCTCGGCCCCGCACCCGACGCTCCCTACCACCAGGACCGTTGTCTGTATCGGTTCCGGTTTCACTACGACTATTCCGGCGGCCAGATCACGAACTTCGGGGCCCACTGCAACGACATGGCACACTGGGGCATGGGGCTGGACACCGGCGGGCCGACGGAAATCGAATGTCAAAACGCGAGCTTTCTGCCCGCCGGCAGCCTGTTCAACACGGCGACTCAAACCCGGTTCCGATGTCTGTATCCCAACGGCGTCGAATTGGTGTGCGAAAGCGGTTCCGAACAGGTGCAAACCCGATTCGAGGGCACCGACGGTTGGTTGCAAACGGGCTATGACGGCACGTCGGCTTCGGATCCGGAGTTGATCGCCGGTTGTCCACAAAAGCCCAGGGGCATCGACGACCCGCACAGTTCCCATCTGGCCAACTTCATCGATTGCGTGAAATCGCGTGCCGAACCGCGGGCGCCCGTTGAAACGGGCCACGCATCCGCCGTGCTCTGTCACCTCGCCAACGCGATGATCCGGCTGTTCCCCGAAACCGGTCCGCACCGCATTGCCAAATGGGATGCCGCCAACGAAGTCTTTGTCAACGATGATGCGGCAAACAAAATGCTGGACCGAGAACAACGCGATCCCTGGTCGTGA
- a CDS encoding c-type cytochrome produces MINQLSLTFAFVTLTLCGGLFLPATGENAGADEITRVAPNARPAWIWGTKDRIAGQRVTLSKPFQVRSAVARATMHLAADFTRCSVALNRRPLARLDEYAPWMQWDVTDRLVTGTNQLSLDCTGGDGPAAVATSLEIVYADGSIETVASGEDWKTHHGAAVSLGSVAGEFWNVSDLAKISPFEDYEQWRRASGADAGTDPATFVTQPGFEVDLIRSAKADEGSWVSMALDPQGRITIAREDKGLLRMTLSRDGKRITAVETINDELLECRGLLYAYDALYANANNSKGLYRLRDTDADDQFDQVELLREFPGSVGHGRNDLALGPDGWIYSIHGDSVELATENIDDRTSPLRAARNGQRSEEGHLIRTDRDGSHWERLASGLRNPFGIDFNDDGEAFTYDADNEYDMGAPWYRPTRMVQLVSGGDYGWRRKTNGQWPPYFPDHSDNALPTVDVGKGSPTAVKSGARSSFPAHYRRAVFALDWAYGRILACHLSPRGAGYACRVETFLAGRPLNVTDLDFSPDGDMLVITGGRKTQSALYRIRYVGPSQDADVPTEQQKQRQAYSSRSRSLRRQLAELHQPNRDDLATAWEQLGNPDPLIRNAARIAIEHQERARWRHAALSEPEPEIQATSLLALARAGDRNDHDSVLEGLDALKIDGLTSYGKLSILHAYRLILGDPATTDSVANTTSKQRLLRWLESQPVGTVAPLGSGSSVHEALCRLAADLHLAGVVPPLMELLRVGQSQRDRMNALFMLCHQPSGWSMEDRVLFFEALGELERTAFSGAGMPGRLKQIREHAVERLTEDERDALGALIEPATLDQDTPKQVSRPHVRKWALDELVAALDQLSTPGDEKRGEALFHEVLCASCHRVAGRGGVLGPDLSSLAARFASRDILASIISPSDVIAEKYRSVQIVTTDGKIVSGQVITGGDYRSSNLQLATDPLDPGKVVEIPKQDIQLHRPSKVSPMPEGLLDTLTASEIADLLAFLTGQR; encoded by the coding sequence TTGATCAATCAGCTCTCCCTCACGTTTGCCTTCGTCACCCTGACGCTCTGCGGTGGATTGTTCCTTCCCGCCACCGGCGAAAACGCCGGGGCCGACGAAATCACCCGCGTCGCCCCCAACGCCAGGCCCGCCTGGATCTGGGGAACCAAGGATCGCATCGCGGGCCAGCGTGTCACGTTGTCGAAACCGTTCCAGGTTCGATCGGCGGTCGCTCGTGCAACGATGCATCTGGCCGCCGACTTCACCCGTTGCTCGGTGGCTTTGAACCGACGACCGTTGGCCCGACTGGACGAATACGCCCCCTGGATGCAGTGGGACGTGACCGACCGGCTGGTGACGGGAACGAATCAACTGTCACTCGACTGCACCGGCGGCGATGGGCCCGCCGCGGTCGCCACCAGCCTGGAAATCGTCTATGCCGATGGATCGATCGAGACCGTTGCCAGCGGTGAGGATTGGAAAACGCATCATGGCGCCGCCGTCTCCTTGGGAAGCGTCGCAGGAGAATTTTGGAACGTCTCCGATCTCGCCAAGATTTCGCCCTTCGAAGACTACGAACAATGGCGTCGGGCCAGCGGAGCCGATGCGGGAACCGACCCCGCCACCTTTGTGACTCAACCGGGTTTCGAAGTCGACCTGATTCGCTCGGCAAAGGCGGATGAAGGTTCTTGGGTCAGCATGGCGTTGGATCCCCAAGGCCGAATCACCATCGCACGTGAAGACAAGGGCCTATTGCGGATGACGCTGTCGCGAGACGGCAAACGGATCACCGCGGTCGAGACGATCAATGACGAGCTACTCGAATGCCGGGGATTGCTGTACGCCTACGACGCATTGTACGCCAACGCAAACAACTCCAAGGGCTTGTACCGTCTACGCGATACCGATGCCGACGATCAATTTGACCAAGTGGAACTGCTGCGTGAATTCCCGGGGTCGGTGGGGCACGGAAGAAACGATTTGGCGCTCGGACCGGACGGATGGATCTACTCGATCCATGGCGATTCAGTCGAACTTGCGACCGAAAACATCGACGATCGCACCTCGCCCCTGCGGGCGGCGCGCAACGGGCAACGATCCGAGGAAGGCCATTTGATCCGAACCGACCGCGACGGATCGCATTGGGAACGCCTTGCATCGGGATTGCGAAATCCATTCGGAATCGATTTCAACGACGACGGCGAGGCGTTCACCTACGACGCGGACAACGAATACGACATGGGAGCGCCCTGGTATCGCCCGACCCGAATGGTCCAGCTGGTCTCCGGCGGAGACTATGGTTGGCGACGCAAAACGAATGGGCAATGGCCACCTTATTTCCCGGACCACAGCGACAACGCCTTGCCGACCGTCGACGTCGGAAAAGGCTCGCCGACGGCAGTCAAATCCGGGGCGCGGAGTTCATTCCCGGCGCATTACCGCCGAGCCGTGTTCGCGCTCGATTGGGCCTATGGACGAATCCTGGCCTGCCACCTTTCCCCGCGTGGTGCCGGATACGCGTGCCGCGTCGAAACCTTCCTCGCCGGCCGACCGCTGAACGTCACCGATTTGGACTTCAGCCCCGACGGCGACATGTTGGTGATCACGGGCGGACGCAAAACCCAATCGGCGCTCTACCGCATTCGCTACGTCGGCCCATCGCAAGACGCAGACGTCCCGACCGAGCAGCAGAAACAGCGGCAAGCGTATTCGAGTCGGTCCAGGTCGCTGCGACGACAACTGGCCGAGCTGCATCAACCCAATCGTGACGATCTGGCGACCGCTTGGGAACAGTTGGGCAATCCCGATCCGCTGATCCGAAACGCGGCGCGAATCGCGATCGAACACCAGGAACGCGCTCGATGGCGACACGCGGCGCTGTCCGAACCGGAGCCCGAAATCCAAGCGACCTCGCTATTGGCACTCGCCCGTGCGGGCGATCGCAACGACCACGACTCCGTGCTCGAGGGTTTGGACGCACTCAAAATCGACGGCCTGACATCGTATGGAAAACTGTCGATCTTGCACGCCTACCGTTTGATCTTGGGCGATCCTGCAACGACCGATTCCGTCGCAAACACAACGTCCAAACAACGGCTGCTGCGTTGGCTGGAATCGCAGCCCGTTGGCACGGTCGCACCGCTGGGAAGCGGGAGCTCGGTCCACGAAGCACTCTGCCGGCTGGCCGCCGATCTGCACCTTGCCGGTGTCGTCCCGCCACTGATGGAACTGCTACGAGTTGGGCAAAGCCAGCGTGACCGGATGAATGCATTGTTCATGCTCTGTCATCAACCCAGCGGTTGGTCGATGGAGGACCGTGTGCTGTTTTTCGAAGCGCTCGGCGAATTGGAGCGGACGGCGTTTTCCGGCGCCGGCATGCCCGGCCGGTTGAAACAAATCCGAGAGCATGCGGTCGAGCGGCTGACCGAAGACGAGCGTGACGCGTTGGGGGCACTGATTGAGCCCGCGACGCTTGACCAAGACACACCCAAACAAGTGTCCCGCCCGCATGTCCGAAAGTGGGCGTTGGATGAATTGGTCGCCGCCCTCGATCAGCTTTCCACACCAGGCGACGAAAAACGTGGCGAAGCCTTGTTCCACGAGGTCTTGTGTGCGTCGTGCCATCGCGTCGCCGGTCGCGGTGGGGTTCTCGGCCCAGACCTCTCTTCGCTGGCGGCCCGTTTCGCTTCACGTGACATCCTGGCGTCCATCATCTCGCCGTCGGACGTCATCGCCGAAAAGTATCGCAGCGTGCAGATCGTGACGACCGACGGAAAGATCGTCAGCGGCCAGGTCATCACCGGTGGTGATTACCGATCGTCGAATCTGCAACTTGCGACCGATCCGCTGGACCCCGGCAAAGTCGTCGAGATCCCGAAACAAGACATCCAGCTTCACCGCCCCTCGAAGGTTTCACCGATGCCGGAGGGACTGCTCGATACGCTGACCGCTTCCGAGATCGCCGATCTACTCGCTTTCTTGACCGGGCAACGGTGA
- a CDS encoding ECF-type sigma factor, which produces MSDDKTVSRWIDQVKDGDSIAAAELWQHYYDRLVRNVRNHLRGQNRGVADEEDVVVSVFESFYRAAEQGRYPEMSDRADLWRLLLKMSARKVIDKRRRERRQRRGGGERTFSLAAGSDGEDALIEVIGDEPTPDMVLTMTESVESLLSHLGDGQLREIAIGKMEGFSNAELATRLSCSERTIERRLHLIRETCQQELMDADE; this is translated from the coding sequence ATGTCGGATGACAAGACCGTCAGCCGCTGGATCGATCAAGTCAAGGACGGTGATTCGATCGCCGCGGCCGAACTGTGGCAGCACTACTACGACCGTCTGGTTCGGAACGTCCGCAACCATCTTCGCGGGCAAAACCGGGGCGTGGCTGACGAAGAAGACGTGGTGGTCAGCGTCTTTGAAAGTTTCTATCGGGCAGCCGAGCAGGGCCGATATCCCGAGATGTCTGATCGTGCCGACTTGTGGCGGTTGTTGTTGAAGATGTCGGCGCGGAAAGTCATCGACAAACGCCGACGCGAGCGCCGACAACGCAGGGGCGGCGGCGAACGAACGTTCTCGCTGGCCGCAGGGTCGGATGGCGAAGACGCGTTGATCGAGGTGATCGGTGATGAACCGACGCCGGACATGGTGCTGACGATGACCGAATCCGTCGAATCGCTGCTTTCGCATTTGGGTGACGGGCAACTGCGCGAAATCGCGATCGGAAAAATGGAAGGGTTCTCCAACGCCGAACTCGCGACACGCTTGAGTTGCTCTGAACGCACGATCGAACGCCGTCTGCACCTGATCCGCGAAACCTGCCAACAAGAACTGATGGACGCCGACGAGTGA
- a CDS encoding metallophosphoesterase family protein, with protein sequence MTDSHSPNRPTTERLGRRALLRNGTLVLGAAALPVAALPAADGDARVRIGLVTDLHYADKPPAGTRHYRETLAKLAEATAAFKREGIDCLVELGDLIDAAETVETEQRYLRTINRTFSAICDDRHYVLGNHCVDTLKKEEFLGSVGQSDSYYSFDRNGVHFVVLDSCFRADGQPYGRKNFQWTDANVPQDELDWLQEDLAGTDNPTIIFAHQRLDVSNNHGVKNNADVRKILESSGKVLAVFQGHSHQNDLNEIEGIHYCTLVAMVEGSGEENNGYSTMEIQRDGTIHVKGFRKQAQREFA encoded by the coding sequence ATGACTGATTCGCATTCCCCCAATCGACCGACCACCGAGCGACTCGGCCGGCGGGCGTTGCTTCGAAACGGCACCTTGGTGCTCGGGGCCGCAGCGCTGCCGGTCGCGGCCTTGCCGGCCGCGGACGGTGACGCGCGCGTTCGCATCGGGCTGGTCACCGACTTGCACTACGCCGACAAGCCTCCCGCAGGCACCCGGCACTACCGGGAAACACTCGCCAAACTCGCCGAGGCGACCGCCGCGTTTAAGCGTGAAGGTATCGATTGTTTGGTCGAACTCGGAGATCTGATCGACGCGGCTGAGACGGTCGAAACCGAGCAGCGCTATTTAAGGACGATCAATCGAACGTTCTCGGCGATCTGTGACGACCGGCACTACGTGCTGGGCAATCACTGTGTCGACACGCTCAAGAAAGAGGAATTCCTCGGCAGCGTGGGGCAATCCGATTCGTATTACTCATTCGATCGAAATGGAGTCCATTTCGTGGTCTTGGACTCCTGCTTTCGCGCCGATGGTCAGCCCTACGGGCGAAAGAATTTTCAATGGACCGACGCGAACGTCCCGCAAGATGAATTGGATTGGTTGCAAGAAGATCTGGCCGGCACGGACAACCCGACAATCATCTTCGCGCACCAGCGTTTGGACGTCAGCAACAATCACGGAGTAAAGAACAACGCGGACGTGCGAAAGATTCTGGAGTCGTCAGGAAAAGTACTGGCTGTGTTTCAAGGTCATAGTCACCAAAATGATTTGAATGAGATCGAAGGCATCCACTACTGCACGCTGGTGGCAATGGTGGAAGGGTCTGGAGAGGAAAACAATGGTTACTCAACCATGGAGATCCAGCGTGACGGCACGATCCATGTGAAAGGATTTCGCAAACAGGCCCAACGCGAATTCGCGTGA
- a CDS encoding PQQ-binding-like beta-propeller repeat protein: MNRFRAAFACVACISISLVATAGVTAGDWSQFRGPQGDGVASAGDYPTEWSDTENIRWSVALPQPGNGSPIVVDGNVFVCSAEDSKGLARSLICFDADNGHQRWSRTVTLAAEMPTHKTNPYAGSTPACDGSRVVVWHATGGLHAYNMNGDPLWSRDLGEFRHMWGYGSSPVIVGDRVILNSGPGKQVFVAAFDVKSGETLWRHDEPVPGDGERNAEGKYMGTWSTPVPIERDGRQLAIVAMHQRILALDVETGDVVWFFRVTSDRGDLAYSSPMIEGDLCVFNAGFKGPTMAFEMNGRGDITENQRWRIEGNPQSIGTGILRGGFVYRVGAGPNLIDCLDAKTGKTVWQERNKAAFWGSIAAAGATAYATDQSGTTIVFRLSPDEFKPVAECPLKDSSNATPALAGGRVYLRTNQKLWCVE, translated from the coding sequence ATGAATCGCTTCCGTGCCGCGTTTGCCTGCGTCGCCTGTATCTCGATCAGCCTCGTTGCGACGGCCGGCGTCACGGCCGGGGACTGGTCACAGTTTCGCGGACCACAAGGTGACGGCGTGGCGTCGGCCGGTGACTATCCGACCGAATGGTCCGACACCGAAAACATTCGTTGGTCCGTCGCCTTGCCGCAACCGGGCAACGGCAGCCCGATCGTGGTCGACGGGAACGTCTTCGTTTGTAGTGCCGAAGACTCCAAAGGCCTCGCCCGCAGCTTGATCTGTTTCGATGCCGACAATGGCCATCAACGCTGGTCCCGGACGGTGACGCTGGCCGCAGAAATGCCGACGCACAAGACGAACCCCTACGCCGGCTCCACGCCCGCCTGTGATGGCTCTCGTGTCGTCGTTTGGCATGCCACCGGGGGCCTGCACGCGTACAACATGAACGGCGATCCCCTCTGGTCGCGCGACCTGGGCGAGTTTCGACACATGTGGGGCTACGGTTCCAGCCCCGTTATCGTCGGCGATCGCGTGATTCTGAACTCGGGGCCCGGCAAGCAAGTCTTTGTGGCAGCGTTTGACGTCAAGTCGGGCGAGACGCTTTGGCGGCACGATGAACCGGTGCCGGGAGATGGCGAGCGGAACGCCGAAGGCAAATACATGGGCACATGGTCGACGCCGGTACCGATCGAAAGAGACGGGCGTCAACTGGCCATCGTCGCGATGCATCAACGAATCCTGGCACTGGACGTCGAAACCGGTGACGTCGTTTGGTTCTTTCGCGTGACCAGCGATCGCGGCGACCTGGCCTACAGCTCTCCGATGATCGAAGGCGACCTCTGTGTTTTCAACGCCGGATTCAAAGGGCCGACGATGGCGTTCGAAATGAACGGACGCGGGGACATCACCGAAAATCAACGTTGGCGGATCGAAGGCAATCCCCAATCCATCGGCACCGGAATCTTGCGCGGCGGCTTTGTCTATCGCGTCGGCGCGGGGCCCAATCTGATCGATTGCCTCGACGCCAAAACGGGAAAGACGGTTTGGCAGGAACGCAACAAGGCCGCTTTCTGGGGCTCCATCGCAGCGGCCGGCGCGACCGCGTACGCCACCGATCAATCCGGGACCACGATCGTGTTTCGGCTTTCCCCGGACGAATTCAAGCCCGTCGCCGAGTGCCCGCTGAAGGATTCCAGCAACGCGACTCCGGCACTCGCCGGCGGAAGGGTCTACCTGCGGACGAATCAGAAGTTGTGGTGTGTCGAGTGA
- a CDS encoding 3-keto-disaccharide hydrolase, with protein MKPIHTLLVLSASLFAVTAFAAAPADQVGVAAKPIAGAEIILDGTREMLDEKWTYWEGPRFSSSLPIKWKIVDDPVDGGTCVMTDDRAADGGKYGTADIVTKKPYRDFRLHIEFLISKPGGNSGVYLQNRFEIQVLDGDKSKHGMGAVINETESPYHAYNGVGKWNAYDIVFRAARFRDGKLVEKPLVTMYFNGEKVHVNQTINKVWGGPNSGVDGGNDNGFGITDSPQGLKLQCEGHDVRYRNAWIKELILDEAETDF; from the coding sequence ATGAAACCCATTCACACGCTGCTTGTTTTGTCTGCTTCCCTGTTCGCGGTGACGGCATTCGCAGCGGCACCCGCGGATCAGGTCGGCGTCGCAGCCAAGCCGATTGCCGGTGCTGAGATCATCCTGGACGGCACGCGCGAAATGCTGGACGAAAAATGGACGTACTGGGAAGGGCCGCGTTTCAGTTCGTCGTTGCCGATCAAGTGGAAGATCGTTGATGACCCCGTCGATGGCGGCACCTGTGTGATGACCGACGATCGGGCGGCCGATGGAGGCAAGTATGGCACCGCGGACATCGTGACGAAAAAGCCGTATCGAGACTTTCGGTTGCACATCGAGTTTCTGATCAGCAAGCCCGGCGGCAACAGCGGCGTCTACCTGCAAAACCGCTTCGAAATTCAAGTCCTGGACGGCGACAAGTCCAAACACGGCATGGGGGCGGTGATCAATGAAACCGAGTCGCCGTACCACGCCTACAACGGCGTTGGAAAATGGAACGCTTATGACATCGTCTTTCGCGCCGCCCGTTTCCGAGACGGCAAGTTGGTCGAAAAACCACTGGTGACGATGTACTTCAACGGCGAAAAAGTTCACGTCAACCAAACGATCAACAAAGTCTGGGGCGGACCGAATTCGGGTGTCGACGGCGGAAACGACAACGGGTTCGGCATCACCGACTCGCCCCAGGGCCTGAAGTTGCAATGCGAAGGCCATGATGTGCGCTATCGCAACGCTTGGATCAAAGAACTGATTCTGGACGAAGCCGAAACGGACTTCTGA
- a CDS encoding GDSL-type esterase/lipase family protein: protein MMRLFLLFVVFAVAASSGTPNLVAQDAQPEVSQGADDLLAPYRATAEERWSDDIAAFDELNRTESNPDDAILFIGSSSIRRWSTMAVDMAPYRTIRRGYGGAKFTDMAVFVDRLVSPHRYRAAVMFVGNGVVGNPDDHTPDQIEALARHIVAVSQQHQPNAPFFLIEITPCEKRFDAWPKIRAVNARLREIALSTPNTYFIPTASHYLKADGTPRAELFVEDKLHLSEAGYDLWSSLIRQRLDDVFRAIAADEQ, encoded by the coding sequence ATGATGCGTTTGTTCTTGCTGTTTGTAGTGTTTGCGGTCGCGGCTTCGTCCGGCACCCCGAATCTGGTCGCCCAAGACGCCCAGCCGGAGGTGTCGCAAGGTGCGGACGACTTGCTGGCGCCCTATCGCGCCACGGCGGAAGAGAGATGGTCAGACGACATCGCTGCGTTTGACGAACTCAATCGCACCGAATCGAATCCGGATGATGCGATCTTGTTCATCGGCAGCAGCAGCATCCGCCGCTGGTCGACGATGGCGGTCGATATGGCCCCGTACCGAACCATTCGTCGTGGTTATGGGGGTGCCAAGTTCACCGACATGGCCGTGTTTGTTGATCGATTGGTGTCACCGCACCGGTATCGTGCGGCCGTGATGTTTGTCGGCAACGGTGTGGTCGGAAACCCGGACGATCACACGCCCGACCAAATCGAGGCACTCGCCCGTCACATCGTCGCGGTGTCGCAACAGCATCAGCCCAACGCCCCGTTTTTCCTGATCGAGATCACGCCCTGTGAAAAGCGATTCGACGCCTGGCCAAAAATCCGAGCGGTCAATGCACGGCTTCGCGAGATCGCGCTTTCGACGCCCAACACCTATTTCATTCCTACCGCCAGCCACTACTTGAAAGCCGATGGCACGCCGCGGGCGGAGTTGTTCGTCGAAGACAAGCTGCACCTCAGCGAGGCCGGTTACGACCTCTGGTCGAGCTTGATTCGTCAACGCCTGGACGACGTCTTCCGCGCCATCGCCGCCGACGAGCAGTAG
- a CDS encoding endonuclease/exonuclease/phosphatase family protein, which yields MIKPRMILIAVCAALFVTTVARANEPLRLRLLSYNIHHGEGVDGKLDLKRIAEVILSVKPDLVALQEVDQNASRSRSIDQPAELARLTKLNVAFGANIPLQGGQYGNAVLSRFPIVRHHNHRLPNIDDGEQRGVIEAEIQVPSSATPILMLATHFDHRRDDRERFASANAIEQMISVRAEQPALLLGDLNDVAGSRTLARLQESWTSVNEEPLPTIPVARPARQIDFILCRPETRWRVIETRVLDEAVASDHRAIFSLVELLPKKYE from the coding sequence ATGATCAAACCCAGAATGATTCTGATTGCCGTTTGCGCGGCACTGTTTGTGACGACCGTCGCGCGTGCTAACGAACCGCTTCGGTTGCGGCTGCTCAGCTACAACATTCACCACGGTGAAGGCGTTGACGGCAAATTGGACCTGAAACGAATCGCTGAAGTGATTCTATCCGTCAAACCCGATCTGGTCGCGTTGCAAGAAGTCGATCAAAACGCCAGCCGCAGCCGATCGATCGACCAGCCGGCCGAGTTGGCGCGGCTGACGAAGCTGAACGTCGCCTTCGGTGCCAACATCCCGCTGCAAGGCGGTCAATACGGAAACGCGGTTCTGTCACGATTCCCGATCGTTCGCCATCACAACCATCGGTTGCCCAACATCGATGACGGTGAACAACGAGGGGTGATCGAAGCCGAGATCCAGGTTCCCTCCTCGGCGACGCCGATCCTGATGTTGGCGACCCACTTTGATCATCGCCGCGACGATCGAGAACGATTCGCGTCGGCCAACGCGATCGAGCAGATGATCTCGGTTCGCGCCGAGCAGCCGGCGCTGTTGTTGGGTGATTTGAATGACGTGGCCGGCAGCCGCACCCTGGCGCGGTTGCAGGAGAGTTGGACCAGCGTCAACGAAGAGCCCCTGCCGACGATTCCCGTCGCACGCCCGGCGCGCCAGATCGATTTCATCCTCTGTCGTCCCGAGACCCGTTGGCGAGTCATCGAAACCCGCGTTCTGGACGAAGCCGTCGCGTCGGATCATCGGGCAATTTTTTCCCTGGTGGAGTTGTTGCCAAAAAAGTACGAATGA